GCGGTGGGGCGGCGGCTATGGCTCCGGGATGGCTCATGGCCGCTGCGCGGTAGGCGTCCCCGTACGGACCAGCCCCCTGCGCCATCTCCCGCGCCAGGGCGCGATAATCCCCTGGGGAGACATATTCCTCCGGGGTAGGTGGTGCCGATAGGGGCGGCCCGGTGGGGGTGTCCGCCGCGCGGTTCGGGAAAGCGTCCGTCGCGAATCTCGCCAGGCAGAGAGAACAGAATATCGATCCCTCGGGGTTCTCCGCACCACAGTGAGGGCATAAACGCATGGCCCGTCCTTTCCGCGCCGCCTCCTCTCCAGAGGATCATTCGGCAATCCCGCATCGCCTCTATAGCCATGGTGCGGGCTCGGAGATCATCGCCGCGACCCAACCGCGCCATCCGGAAGCCTCGTCAATCCCTTTCCCGGTGAACCTCAACGGGTTCCCGCCCGCCGCCGGGGCTTCTTTGCGCAAGCTCCCCCGACCGACCACTTATTGGATTATTCCTTGCCCCACCCCGGGGTTCCTTCATCCTCCGGCACGAGGTCTGTCCTGGCGCCCTCGGCCACGCGAAAGAAGCACGACCTCTCGCCGGTGTGGCAGGCGGGTCCCACCTGCAGCACCTTGACCAGCAGCGCGTCGCCGTCGCAGTCGTAGCGTATCTCCCTCACGTACTGGCGGTGGCCGGAGGTCTCCCCCTTGCACCAGAACTCCCGGCGGCTCCGGCTCCAGAACCAGGTGCGGCCGCTCTCCAGGGTGCGTCGCAGCGACTCCTCGTTCATGTACGCCAGCATGAGCACCTCGCCGCTCTCCACGTCCTGTACGATGGCGGGCACCAGGCCTTGCGAGTCAAACTTTATCTCCATCATCCGCTCCTTCCACCGCCGTCTCCTCGCCGAGGTAAAGGCTCTTGATCTCCTCCCTTCCCAGGAGCTCCCTCGCCTCGCCCTCCATACGGATCTTGCCAGCGCGCATGACGTAACCGTAATCGGATACGCTGAGGGCTATCTGCGCGTCCTGTTCCACCAGGAGCAGGGTCAGCCCCTCCTCGTGCAGGCGCTTCAGGCACGCGAAGATATCCCTGATCACCAGGGGCGCTAGCCCCATGGAGGGTTCGTCCAGGAGCAGCAGGCGGGGCCGCGACATGAGGGCTCTCCCGATGGCCAGCATCTGCTGCTCCCCTCCCGAGAGCGTGCCCGCCGCCTGTCCCCTCCTCTCCTTGAGGACGGGAAAGACCTCGTAGACCATATCCAGGTCCGACCGTATCTCCGTTCCACTCCGGCGGCGGGAGCGGAGATACGCTCCCAGCATGAGGTTCTCCTCCACGCTCATGGTGGCGAACACCTGCCGCCCCTCGGGGACGTGGGATATCCCCATCTTCACGATGCGATGCGGCTCCAGGTTGGTGATGTCCTGGCCCACGTACCGTATCTCCCCGTAACGTGCGGGGATGAGCCCGGAAACCGCGCGCAGGAGGGTGGTCTTTCCCGCCCCGTTGGCGCCGATGATGGTGGTGATGCGGCCCGCCCTCGCCCAGAGGTCCACCGCCCTGAGGGCCTCTATGTTGCCGTAGAAGGCCGACAGACCTTTAATCTCCAGCATCACGCTCTCCCGTTCTCCGTGCCCGCGGCGGGGCCTATCTTCCGTGGGCCGAAGCTCCCCGGACCTCTGCCCCCGGCGGTGAGAAAGAATCCCGACGCCGCATTCACGCCCGGCATCAGTCCACCTCCGAGCCCAGGTAGGCCTCGATGACCCGCGGATCGGATTTTATCTCCTCCGGCGTCCCCTCCGCGATGATCTCGCCGTAGTCGAGCACCACCACCCTCTCAGAGATCCGCATCACCAGGCCCATGTCGTGCTCCACCAGGATCACCGTTATCCCCATGTCCCGCACGCGGTAGATGATGTCCCCCAGTTCGCGCGTCTCGTAGGCGTTGAGCCCCGAGGCCGGCTCGTCGAGGAGCAGCAGCCTGGGCCTGGTGGCCAGGGCGCGTGCCAGTTCCAGCAGGCGCTGCTGCCCGAAGGGCAGCGACCCCGCGAGGCTTTCCCCCTGCATCTCAAGCCCCACCATGCCCAGGAAACGCGCCGCCTCCTCCCGCATCCAGCCCTCCTCCCGCCGCGCGGAGGGAAGCCTCAAGGCGCAGGCCGCGAAGCCCGCGCGCGTGCGGTGGTGCATCCCCACCATCACGTTCTCAGCAACCGTCATCTCCGGGAAGAGGCGCACGGTCTGGAAGGTGCGGGCTATGCCCATGGCGGTGATGCAGTGCGGGGGGAGCCCGGTTATCTCCCGGCCCGAGAAAACGATGTTGCCCGTATCGGGGCGATATATGCCCGTGAGGAGGTCGTAGAGGGTGGTCTTCCCAGCCCCGTTAGGGCCGATGATGGCCATTATCTCCCCCTCGCGGGCTTCAATGCATATCTCCTTCACCGCCGTCAGTCCCCCGAAGGACTTGGTGAGGCCCCATACCGAGAGGACGGCCTCCTCCCCGGGCACAGCCGCCGCGCACCTGTTGGCCATTCAATCCACCGCCTTTCTGCGGAACGGGTTCACAAATGGGCTGCGCCGTCGGGAAAACAGGTCCACCAGGCCCCTGGTTATGCCGCTGGGCATGAAGACCATGGTGAGCATGATGATGAGGCCGAGGACCATCCCCTCGTAGTTGCTATATTTTTCCAGCCAATCCGGCACGTCCCCGAACCAGCGCGGCAACGCCTCCACCAACTTGGGAAGGAAGGTGATGAGGCCCGCCCCGAACACCGATCCCCACACGCTCTCCATGCCCCCGATGACCACCATGGTCACCAGGGAGATGGAGAGGATGATGGTGAACTGGTTGGGGTCGATGAACCTCTGCAGGTGGGCGAAGAGGCCTCCCGCCAGCCCACCTAGGGCGGCGGAGAGGACGAAGACCCTCTTCTTGAGCGCGGATACCGGGACCCCCATGGCCTCCGCCGCCACCTCGGACTGGTGCAGGGCCCGCATGGCGCGCCCCACGCGGGATTCCACCAGTTTGGAGCACAGGGCGAGGACGATGATGACGATGACCCAGACGTAGTAGAACTCCCCGCGTGTGGAGGTGACCTCCAGAAAGGGCAACGAGAGGTGCGGTATGTTGCGCACGCCGTCGTTCCCGCCCGTGAGCCAGGTCATCTCGCGCAGGAACACGAAGACCACGATCCCCATGGCCAGAGTGCCCATGGCCAGATAGTGTCCCTTCAGGCGCAGCACCGGCGCCAGGAGGATCCCGAAGATCAGCGCCACCAGCACCGCGCAGGGTATCCCCAGCCAGACCGGAAAGCCCGCTTTGGTGGTGAGGAGGGCCGAGGCATAGGCCCCGATGCCGAAGAAGGCGCCCTGCCCCAAGGACACCTGACCGGCATACCCCATGAGGAGGTTGAGGCCCACCGCCACGATGGCGTAGATGCCCACCAGTCGCATGGTCAGCACGATGGGGATGTCGATGGACTTAGAAAGGGGCGCCGCCCAGAAGGGCATGACCATGATGAAGGCGGTAAAGGCCAGCAGGATGGCGTTCTTCCGCAAGAGCCCCCGCCAGCCCGCACCGAACGCCGCTGGCCGGTTAAGCCCTCCCAAGCCGGTATCTTCCCGCTCTCTTCTCCGGGCAGCCATCTCAGACCTTTTCCACCACTCCGCGCCCCAGGATGCCCTGGGGCCTGAACAACAACACCGCGATCAGCAATATGGCGGCCACGGCGTCCTTGTAACCCGTGGAGACGCCCAGTACCACGGTGAGGAATCCCGGTATAAGCTCCTCCAGCAAGCCCAGGACCACTCCCCCGGCCACCGCCCCGAAAGTGTTGCCCAGTCCTCCCACCGCCGCCGCCGTGAAGCCCTTCACCCCCAGAAAGAGCCCTATGGAATAGCTGGCGTAGGGAGCGTTGATGAGTCCCGCCAGCCCACCCAGCGCCGCCGCCAGGAGGAATGAATAGAGGGACATGCGCATGACGTTTATGCCCACCAGGCTTGCCGCGAGGCGGTTCACGGAACACGCCCGCATGGCCTTGCCCGACCTTGTATGGTTGAAGAACAGATAGACCGCCGCCACGCTCACGATGGTGAGGCCGAAGACCCAGAGAAACTGCCGGGAGATGGTCGCGCCGGGCAGGGAGATGTTCCCCGGTGTGAATTCCGGGACCTTGTATGCCTCCTTGGGCCAGAGGATTCTCCCCAGTGACTTGAAGAAGATGGAGGCGCCTATGGTGGCGATGATGGCCACCAGCACCCCGGCGCGGCGGAGGGGATAGACCAGCAACCGCTCCATGAGACCCCCGATGGCGGCGGTGATGGCCAGCGCTAGGACCACCGCCAGGGGCAGCGGCAGCCCGGCGGACGCCGCTAGGGTGTAGGCGAAGAGCCCGCCGAACATGCAGAACTCTCCCTGGGCGAAGTTGATGATGCCGGTGGAGTTGAAGATGATGTTGAAGCCCATGGCCACCAGGATGTATATGCATCCGTTGGCAAGCCCGTTGGCGATATACTGCGGGCAGTTAGCGAGGAAATCCACCAGCGATCCCAGCTGAACTCTCCTCCCGGAACAAATAAGGGAGGAGGCCGGAGGGAGTCTCCGCCTCCTCCTTCCGTGCCGCTGTCTTGCAGTCTATTCCTTGGCCGGCTCCCATTTTCCGTCGACGATCTCCACCATGGTCAGGTCGTCGGGCGTGAGCCCGTTGTGGTCGGTGGGGCTGTAGTTGAACACGCCCGCGGTCCCCACCAGTCCCCTGGTCGCTTCGATAGCGTCCCGTAGCTCCTCGCGGGTGGCGTTTGCGCCCGCCCGCTTCAGGGCCTCGGTGATGATGAGGATTGCGTCCCAGCCGTGTCCCGCAAAGGTGTTGATCTTCTCGCCGTACTCCTCGAAATAGGCGTCGGAGAAGTCTTTGATGAACTCGTATTCCTCGCTTCCCGGCTCGAGGACCTTCTCGAAGATGAGCATCTTGCCCGCGGGGAAGACCACGCCGTTGGCCGCCGCGCCCGCCAGCTCGATGAAGGCCTGGTTGGCGATG
This window of the Actinomycetota bacterium genome carries:
- a CDS encoding ABC transporter ATP-binding protein — translated: MLEIKGLSAFYGNIEALRAVDLWARAGRITTIIGANGAGKTTLLRAVSGLIPARYGEIRYVGQDITNLEPHRIVKMGISHVPEGRQVFATMSVEENLMLGAYLRSRRRSGTEIRSDLDMVYEVFPVLKERRGQAAGTLSGGEQQMLAIGRALMSRPRLLLLDEPSMGLAPLVIRDIFACLKRLHEEGLTLLLVEQDAQIALSVSDYGYVMRAGKIRMEGEARELLGREEIKSLYLGEETAVEGADDGDKV
- a CDS encoding ABC transporter ATP-binding protein; protein product: MANRCAAAVPGEEAVLSVWGLTKSFGGLTAVKEICIEAREGEIMAIIGPNGAGKTTLYDLLTGIYRPDTGNIVFSGREITGLPPHCITAMGIARTFQTVRLFPEMTVAENVMVGMHHRTRAGFAACALRLPSARREEGWMREEAARFLGMVGLEMQGESLAGSLPFGQQRLLELARALATRPRLLLLDEPASGLNAYETRELGDIIYRVRDMGITVILVEHDMGLVMRISERVVVLDYGEIIAEGTPEEIKSDPRVIEAYLGSEVD
- a CDS encoding branched-chain amino acid ABC transporter permease; translation: MDFLANCPQYIANGLANGCIYILVAMGFNIIFNSTGIINFAQGEFCMFGGLFAYTLAASAGLPLPLAVVLALAITAAIGGLMERLLVYPLRRAGVLVAIIATIGASIFFKSLGRILWPKEAYKVPEFTPGNISLPGATISRQFLWVFGLTIVSVAAVYLFFNHTRSGKAMRACSVNRLAASLVGINVMRMSLYSFLLAAALGGLAGLINAPYASYSIGLFLGVKGFTAAAVGGLGNTFGAVAGGVVLGLLEELIPGFLTVVLGVSTGYKDAVAAILLIAVLLFRPQGILGRGVVEKV
- a CDS encoding branched-chain amino acid ABC transporter permease — encoded protein: MRKNAILLAFTAFIMVMPFWAAPLSKSIDIPIVLTMRLVGIYAIVAVGLNLLMGYAGQVSLGQGAFFGIGAYASALLTTKAGFPVWLGIPCAVLVALIFGILLAPVLRLKGHYLAMGTLAMGIVVFVFLREMTWLTGGNDGVRNIPHLSLPFLEVTSTRGEFYYVWVIVIIVLALCSKLVESRVGRAMRALHQSEVAAEAMGVPVSALKKRVFVLSAALGGLAGGLFAHLQRFIDPNQFTIILSISLVTMVVIGGMESVWGSVFGAGLITFLPKLVEALPRWFGDVPDWLEKYSNYEGMVLGLIIMLTMVFMPSGITRGLVDLFSRRRSPFVNPFRRKAVD
- the hisI gene encoding phosphoribosyl-AMP cyclohydrolase; this encodes MMEIKFDSQGLVPAIVQDVESGEVLMLAYMNEESLRRTLESGRTWFWSRSRREFWCKGETSGHRQYVREIRYDCDGDALLVKVLQVGPACHTGERSCFFRVAEGARTDLVPEDEGTPGWGKE